In the genome of Diabrotica undecimpunctata isolate CICGRU chromosome 2, icDiaUnde3, whole genome shotgun sequence, the window TCTTATTTGATCTATTTTTGTTTAAGTGCGAATGCAGTGACGATTACTGCAGAGACCAAAAAGTACGTACGGACATCTGTAAACCCAAGGTGATGCACTCGATGTCTTCCGACGTGGTACCGTGTCGGGTGGCGCAGTGGATTTGCATGGCAGATGCACTTTGTTCAAAAGCCCTGGAGTATTACAACGAGTTTTGTAAAGCTATGTTCCACGGGAAGAAGTGTACTGCCAGATGCAATAACTCGATTAATATATTACGAAGGCAGGAAAAAGCGACGAAGTTGAAAACCTGCAAGTGTGATGGTAAGTACAATGTCGATGATATCGTCCAGTTTGCTAAAATTATTGTTAGATGTGTATGTGTCTCTGCCTGTTTGATTTTTTTATGCTTTTGATGGTTATCTCTGAGAGATGTATTATGGTGGAACAGTGGATCAACTAAATATGGGGTAGCATAGCATTCTGCCCTATTAGCCATTCTCCTGTTATCTCAGGATCTCATTTTTGGGGTGCGAAGAGTTGGTTTTTACATCTTTCTTGATCTAATACAATCAATCTCATATATCTCATACAATCTAATGATTTGTATAGTACTTAATGAAAGATGTAACGCGATATACTTGAATCTGCATGATGATATCGTTGTCGTTAGTTAACTGCGGTTAACTAAGATTAGatctgtttatattttttttccttacatgacgcatcaaccacgcagggttattagcgtgtatggattgtgatacagagtTAGAACTTACCAATAAAATATTAACCATAGCAATACATACATAGAAATAAACCTAAATCtatacaaagtaaaatattagatttttgataacagcttgcagtctttgagaaaggCGAAAATAATTTTAGTATCACTGTCTTTTCCAAGAGTACTAtttaatgttgatggtatgttatacattttgcgttgcacatcatacttggggcactgcaataaacaatgttttaccgttaagacACATTTACACATGTCACACACAGGTTTATAAGCACGTAGGTAGTCGTGTGTTAACTGAGTATGACCAATCCGGAGACGAGTGAAGGTTACTTGtctcttctattgttaaattttgggaatttttgatgattttaatatcaacttcgtacagcttggttggggagttccatgtatcctgccatattgaattaatattttctttaaagaaTGCTTTTAGGTCGGTGTGAAGAGATTATTCTCTTCTGCGTTTGGGTTAATAGGTgcattttttactattttgtcTACAATCTCGTTCCCTTCCATTCCAGTATGTGACAgtacccatataaaattaacttaaatgtttatattttctgaatgttttagttcctttttcatgagaaggagtagtggatgattacagtagagttgatttaatgccattattgagctgagagaatctgtaataatatttctctttatatttttgttaactaTTAGAACTAGTGCTTTTAGTATCGCATACAGTTCAGCAGAGAACGTTGTTGTATATGAAGGTAATTTGTAAGCTTCTGTATAATTTGATGAGTAGATTTCTGCCCCAGTTTCGTCTTCTTTTTGGAGGTATCggtgtaaactttgaaacaactaccatatttgcttaatattttaagaaattcttgattaatttgaATTTCTggcgtttctgatttgtttaggcgCAATAAGCTGGTGTCAATAGAGGGAAGTCGAATTGTCCAAGGAGGGGTTTAAATTGAGGAGATATCGTAGGTGTCTGGAAAATGGATACCTATCGTTAACAAGTAGGTATGTAGGCGGTAATAGATAGGGTGATCAGTTCAATTTGAAGTTTAGAAACAACTTTTGAAGCGGTCAGCAAATACGTTGTGAATAACTGGATTATCTTGATTAGACGATACTGCCGCGGCATAAGAAAGAGTTAGTTATTGTCTTCTAAATGCGAGTGGAATCTCTCCAGTTTCCCAGTATAGGGTTTGTATTGGACTTTTGTGGTGTGCTCCTAAGGAAATTCGAAGACCTGTATTTTGAATAACATATATTGTTTTTAAGTACGTTTTTTTGGAGAAGTTGTAAACAATTGAGCTGTAGTTAAGTTTGGAACGTACTATGGCCTTGTAGATATGCAGTAATGTAGAAGAGTCAATTTTTTTGTTTACGAGTGATCGTAACAAATTTATTTCAGGCTgacatgtttttttaaatattctaagtcCAAGTTAGTTTTTGGTCAAAGATCATACCAAGGAATCTAACTTTGTCTACATATTTAAGCTATCctccatttaaatataagttctttggttgtatttggtgacttttcgtaAAACATACTGCTTTGGTTTTGAGAGTATTGAACTGAAAACCACTTGTGAATGACCATTCTTCAATATGATTTATGTCTTTTGAACATGATTATGGATGGTTGTTAGGTTCTTTCCTCTACAAAGTAtaactaaatcatctgcatatagccTGGCTTTTACAGGATGTTTAATTTTTGCGGTAATAGAATTTATATCTACAAGAAATAGAGTAGTGCTAAGGTTCGAGCCCTGTAGtataacattttctttttttttggtgaGGAATATACGCCGTCTACTCTGACTTAAAATGGTCTATTTTTAATTAAGTTTGATATGTATTTGAGTATATTACCTCTTATTTTCCATTCGCTGAGCGTTTTTATAAACTACATTAGTATTATTGAGTTACCGGATTTCTGTCTGTTTACCTTTTATAACATCATGGATTTATTACATATCGCCTCGTTACTAGGTCAAGTATGTTCATACAAAACTGCTGAATCTACACGGTTAACTCACAGGTGTAGTGATGTTATGTAGGTGATGTAAtgttatgaaacaagacacgcaTCGTATCCAATACGTGTTCTCCAGTTttatattgaaaacaaatatttatttattgcgatataatatttttggtacgtttaatatttttgaattactGTATTTATCTCAGTATTTTTAATATACGTCTTTTACTACTTTCATACTACAGTATGTAAAACATGTAGATAAAGAATTGaagattattatttgttttaagaaacATGAGTCTTCTAATCCGCGATTCAAGTTCATTGTGTATTTTGCTACGTCAGCTCTTTAATTATTTCTGAGAAACAGCATTTAACAGTTATTTATCAAGTATAAGTTTCTTTGGCGTTATGCTATCACTCGTTCTTACAACTTCTACCACACTATCTTTCAAATCTCTATAAGTAACAATACCAACTACCAACTTTATACTCTTATCTGGAAGACTTCCAGGATATTGCACCTTTTCCTGATTTTTCTAACCTTTAATGGTCTTAAATAGTCCTCACCCGGAAATCTGAATGGAGGCTCCCTAGCATCCCTTCTGTAAGGACTATCCTAGAAGTCCAAAGACTTCTAGGATAGTTCTTACAGATACCAAAAAATCGGTACATACTGGAGATACCAAAAAATCGGTTTTACTGATCTTTTAAatgttgatatttattttcagGTTATGAAGATTATGATTGTCATGGTATACAAAGAAACATGGACAAATTATGCTTCCACAAACATTCCAGGCACCACAATAGAACTCATACGGAGTGGCATCACAACACAACCCGCCACGAGTTCAAAGACGACGAAATACCCACGGTGATTCTTGCCAGCAGTTCTCTCAAACTTACCATAAGCTGGGCGGTTATGTTTTCGATAGTATTAGCTCTAGCGACGTGAAGAATAGCGTCTTTTTCAAAACAAATCGTAGTTATCTGTTCAATCTACCTCTTTAGAtagtaaaaagtatttatttgttTGAAAAGTTGTGATACTAAAGCTATATGAAAGATAAGAGAAAAGCCAATTTTAAACTTGCCTTTTAAAAAGAATTCGTTGTGAACAAAGCAATAGTTTTAGTTGATGCAACGCGACCAAGAAGTACATAATCATTACCAAAGGAATGGAGTTATTCGGATTTTTAAAGTTCCTATTCGTCAGCAGTCAATCGGTAAGATCTGTCAGTACGGTTAGATAAGCGAAGTATGTTCGGGCCCATTCCTTAATCAAATCTTACGTCACGTTTTTACGTCTCACAttatgtcacgttttatgtcaaacCTCAAATCTTACCTCACGTCTTTACGGCGCGTCACGTCACGTCATGTTTTTACGTCACGTCACGTAACATGTTTACGTCACGTCACGCCACGGCTTTACGTGACCTTACGTAAAAACGTGACGCGCCGTAAAAGCGTGACTTGAGATTTGACGTTTGAATAAATGTGACATAATATGCGACGTAAAAACGTGATGTGAAATTTGATTAAGAGATGGGCCAAAACATACTTTACTTATCTACTACggttaaaactaataaaaaattagcCATTTTCCTTAGTTCGGCATCCGTTTTGTCTCATTGGATCTCTCATCATACATCCACAAACGAACAAACAGTAGTATCCACAAACGAGTGGATACTACTGTTACCATTCCAAAGGTCAttacaaaattaaagaaatttccTACATGctttatatttaagaaatttcAAAGAATAAGGGAATTAATGTTATATGGTTCTGGACATATAAATATCGAGCTTATATTACGAAAGCTAAGTTAGATTTTATGGAAGAACAAATTCTCTAACTGCTTGCTATCCACGAAATCCGGCAGTAAGAAGTCTCGGTGAGAGCAAAAGAATATTGCCATTGATTAAAGCATCAACTTTAATATCGGACAAAATCagaattttgaaaatttaatgtaatGTCTGTATATTACATTTTTGGAGCAAATCTTGTATACCTACtggctttttaatatatttttttctatggtaAAATGGTGAGGAGAGCGTCACGGAAGTAACGCCACGAGAAACGAAGTAGCAATTCGTGGTTCGCAGTCACAGTAatagttggaagagtccatttaaaGTCCAGtaaaaaatagaacccgatgTATTAGCTCCTAAACTTTAAGGGACCAGTAATATTGTTGTACAATtatactccattccacgaatatacgactgttttaaattcggtttaaggtatcgacttaaatggtccaatgtgctgaattgtacaatagtaaattctccccatttttaaaatactctTGTGGCATATATAAACCTTAGGTTTAAATATAAAgtcatgatataaatatagagttgatagtttatagaacagtTTTAATTcagatttttaattatataattactatcattgagtATAGTATTTAAACAAGTTAGTTTTTGAATTAAATGATTTAAACGAAATGTAACAATTCTTAAGTGATTAAATAGTGTActttatttagtcgaatattcaattagtactaaaaaaaacaaaaaaacttacttattctcttattctcCTAATCTCCTAAAGCTATCATCAACCGTCAGATTCACAGCCATAATCACTGTCATCGCTATCCTCATTCGGATGGTAAATTATAACAGGATTAACTGCTTCGATGCGACCTTCACGGATCCACCATTCTTTAATtaagtcttcacatttttttacactttttcccCAAATTCCAGGAGTGGTAATATCCAATGCTTGTTGCCATGTTTCCAAGACTGCATCGTCACTGTAACTCTTGTATCCAATATGgttatcataatatgttttgcaTATCCCCCAAATATATTCAATTGGATTGAATTGGCAATGATAGGGCGGTAGTCTTAACACACTATGTCCAAAGCTATGTATAATTTCGTCTACTATATATATGTTTGGTTGTGCATGACTTTTAGCTAACGTTAGTAATTGAGGCTTAAAATAGTATTGAggaaaagtaatatttttattcgttagccattcttttattttatctacggTCCAGGTGTTTTTGGTTGCCTATTTAAAATTTCCGAATAGTACGCAGCATTATTTAGTACTATAACGGATGGTTCATGTAAACTTAGCAAcagtttttctttcaaccatttcacaaacatctccGTATTCATATTATCATGATAATCGGCTGattttaattttgatgaaaacacaagatctgctccctcaataaaaccatgttttccacCTGCATGCACTATAATATATCTCTTTCCCTCGTTATCGATatgttttatggattttatgctctcgtcctgccaaattcgtttgataccgcctttagcaaaaatccatgtttcgtctaaataaacaaaggaagaacattcttttttaaatttgttataatttcttaaaaattctattcttttgtgaacgacactagctctttcacacaaagcctttctattgtcttcctttttgaactTAAAGCCAATCTGTCTTAAAACTCTACAGAGACTTgttctggaaatttcaaatatatttctgtcttttaatttttatagcactgaatctaaagaaacatgttctttcttttcgcgcattttatatattgtctcacgGATTTCAAATTTGCAACCTTCGGGAAGGTCTTTGGTTGTCGGCGTGATTTATATTGTGAGACATTTTGTTCACTTTGTCcacttttttttttgcaaaaccgactttagttttgtttcactaatacagAGTTCATCACACACACGTTTATGTACGGACTGAACAGGTCGCAAAAGGGCCCCCGCTTGTTTTCTCAGCAGTAAAATaagaaagtacattaaatataaagttgtctACATATAAAACACGTCTCTCATACAAAACTCTCTCCTAACGGACACCTTTCTTCACCGGACACCTCTATACggacggtttttaaaactaaaatcagtcggcgatatatgaaactgtatgtaaattttcgttactttttatTATCTGTAACGACTTGgtactttaactatcaatagTCGGTATGTTATACCCTTTACTTTCGGAGCTTTGTAGAGTACATCTactcaaagcaaacaaatatttaaaactaacaaagtgaaatattatatagattctttttctggtttctaacccatcgttctgccaatttcttttcatttatattaaaaatagtacatttatttttattatagttgtagtacctaataaagtaataaaatattgtaatatcaaagaaacccggcacgAATCTTTGGTGTATACATTTCACCGAAATCCAACCCAAATGTCTGATGAACACATTTGCGTAAAAATGAGCTTTtgcgtaaaaatttttgttagtttcgaattaaatttcacaataaattttgcgtctatctgaacatctattaactgaaattattttagtttagatgtcatactaacagtagatcctttttattggaataataattagaccaatttactttcatacttctacttgcacagtaaaatattcgttgtcgcaatAATCAGAAACAGTCGTATTTTCGTGGAATAACCTATAAGTAAATAATGAAGCTATTCTTGAATTAGCTACTAATATAATGAGAGTCTAAGAAGATCTTAGCTACTTCGTGAACTGTTACCATAAttcaaaaacataaaattatttctaaTCACTACCAGCCCTACCAATTAGTTAATGGTgtaaatattatgaataataTATATTGTTTTCTTGGATTTTGTACCGTGAtcttgaaatatatttttttaaatcggTACTGGAATTTTCAGTATCTGGGTagagttttttattttgtaccctGAGTACTACATCTCCTTTTCTGGCCATCCACAAAAGATTACACTtcttaataatgtaaaaaaattctTACAATATGTTCAGCATGAACTAAAAATTATATTCACGCTTCGCTGTCAAAATTTTTGGGTTTGTCTAAATGAAACTACCAGCTTTATGTCAAGCTTTTTATGCAATGTGCAACATATCCTTAAAATAATCCAAAAACTTTTTGAAAATTCTCGGGTGGTTATATTTTTTGTGTATCGGATTTAATCGTTTTAAAACAGATCTTACCAAATATTCCTGCCAACCTCAAGAAATGTATTATGTACCCtgtacatataaaaaataattatataaatactaGAATACTTGTAATTATGAAAGACGATATTTACCAgtgaatattatatttataaaccaAAAAGCCTGAAGTTAGAAAGACATAACCAAAGAAGGCTTGCAGCTGTATGTagctttaaattatttcaaaCGGTGGCTTTATACATGTTAGCACTTCTGGATTGTAAAATTTGtgtacatatttttaataatagtaTCTGTTACCATGTTTAAATTATACCTATCACTCGTAATTCGATTACAGTTAGCAGCACACAATATTTTTACCACGGCTATTTTTTAGATTTGTTCCGTGTCGATCTTTTTCGctgtaataatttattaatagttTATATAATTGGAAAATCACACTATTAATATTACTTGATATACAcacatacaaaatattattaaaaaaacctaGAATTCTTCCAAAATATATGAAGAAAAGAGTGTTAAACATACTTAATCCTTTTTTTCAAACTGCCTTTGGGATTTATCAAATTTTACGTGTTTTTATGCTGTTGAAACAATTTCGCATCTTAAGATCGCCACACTGTTTTATAACTTCAACATTTTCCTGATAAAAAACCTCGTTCTTCACTtatttgtcattaaatattgaaaataaaagttgTTCAAATACCGAATcatgtaaaaatcaatttaaCTACTCACTTTACTGCAGACATGCAAACAGTGAATTTTTTGACAAAAAGATTAATTTTTTGATGACTTATCGCTCTAATTGTGTAATCTCGTTTAGTATTAAGGTACGCTCGCACTTGACCGAACCAGCCGGTAACGGAACGCACCATGACGATCGCCAATTCAATGTTTTTGTACTTTCCAAAAACTCTCGAATTTCGAATTGAATATTTTTGCGGTTAGTGTGCAGCAGGGCATTGCCTGGTGATTTAGTGAGCACTACACATCTACAGAGCACTACATCagatttgacagcagcctatgacagcAGTGCCACGTAAAAAGTATTAATCAGCAGTAGTATACTCTAAAAAATCATCCAAAAGCAACTAACCTGGAATGCTATTCATTAGTAATATTAAATGAGctgcaaataataaaataaataaaacaagaagTGAATATCCCTcgcatttttaattaaaacaaaagaactgattttttttacattttaaactGAATATAATATGTTCCAGAGTAATTTTGATATGTTTACCTAAAATCTCTCTCCAGaactaataatattaaaatactgCACAAATTGAAATACCAAGACTGAGGTTTTATGAAACGGGCATCCTACAAAATAGTGCAAAGTGAACATAGCCTCGAATGAACCTCCACAGAACAAAATATTGGGGTTAAGCAGTGTTGCCATCtccttataatgtatatgttgtatgcttcaaatatattcAATATCGGGAAATACCATGCGATATCTAAATATTAACTAGTTAATTTAGAAACCATATTATGTGGACAAGTTGCTAAACTGCAAATAACTAACAGTACAATTACAGGTACATAAAGAAATCGTCATAAAATTGTCAAGTGGTAACTATCTATTGCAATCTGGTAGTTGGTGCTTTAAGGGATCTGATTgtattgccaaatctatccgctaatatataaaaaaaaaattattaaaaaattttctaataattaaccACAATTAATATCAAATGAAGCAAATAATAAATCGCTGGTgttttacataaattaaaaaattgcagaatccataaataataaacgaAAAATGTACTTTCTAAAATCTTTCTCTGTTTATATTTGAAGGATATAATATAGATATGGCAACACTGTCAAACACCAATATATTGTTCCATGGAGGTTCATACGAGGCTATGTTCACGTTGTACTTTTTTGTAGGATGTCCTATGAAACTGTTTTATATATTACTAAATGTCTTTTTCAGtatatttaatttacaaatataATTGAAAGAAAAAGACATTTATTATAACAGTATATTCTAGTATAAAGTACTTACATTTTTCTCTCTGGCATGGTTCAATAGAATTTCATCTTATCTTTAATTTAATTCAATGTACAATTCCATACTATTATACTATTAGGAGGCTAAGCGTTTCCACGCTGTTTCGAAATATTTACAGAAATGCCAGACTGAAACATTTACGTACTGCATTTTAAAATCCTACTTAACTTGACTGTAAAATTGTTGTAATAAATGTATAGAATTTATTTACAGAGATATATTGTTTTCATTGAGTAGAAAGTGGTTGAGTTAGTATAGTTTgtaaattatacaaataaagaaaatttgTTACTATAACTGTTTTTTATTCCTTATTTCATTCCATAAGTCCAATAGGCCTGGCTTCATGTATACTTAAAACATATGAGAGACTAATTAAAAACCGTTTGGAATTTTGGTTAGAAAAGAACGACTTATTACCAAAAACtcagtttggttttagaaaaggtaAATCCACACAAGAAAGCCTGAGTCACTTATTGATAGACATTTATGGTTCGTTTACTTATAAGAAAGCAGTTAGGGctttgtttttagatataaaaggggcttatgacaatgttaatctccacattctatatgcgaaaatgttggaaataggaatacctgaaactgtaacatggaatatcattaatttgtatgttaatcgatcagtacacgttagattaaatggagatattctgtatactgctgatttagaaaataaacttccTCGGCATATAAAAATCCTACAGTATGCTGATCTATGTAGAAAATAAGTCAATAGATAAATGTAATGAGTACCTTAAATCAGgattgaatattataaaaaaatgggcGACGGATAAGAATTTAACAATTTCGAAGAGTAAATCAACCATTGTTACTTTTAGCATAAAACGATATTCTCCTCCAAACCAcctacaatttgataattataaaattcattataaaacttcaataaaa includes:
- the LOC140434202 gene encoding uncharacterized protein gives rise to the protein MWLIMVSVAWLAGVTSGIPCEEARLKCAYRVGCGMALQHYLLGCSAVLQGDTFPEYCPEVCQYTLTALTSTEEGMALMNCECSDDYCRDQKVRTDICKPKVMHSMSSDVVPCRVAQWICMADALCSKALEYYNEFCKAMFHGKKCTARCNNSINILRRQEKATKLKTCKCDGYEDYDCHGIQRNMDKLCFHKHSRHHNRTHTEWHHNTTRHEFKDDEIPTVILASSSLKLTISWAVMFSIVLALAT